The following DNA comes from Shinella zoogloeoides.
GATGGCGGCATGGATGATCTGGCCGACCGAGCCGATGGTGCCGGGTCGCTCAAAACCCTTCTGGTGCGGCACGACGGCATCGGCCGGCACGTAGACGTCGCGCAGGATCGTCGTGCCGCTGCCCGTCGTGCGCTGGCCGAAACCGTCCCAGTCGTCGACGATCTCGATGCCCTCCGTCTCGCGCGGCACGAAGGACATGGTGAGGCGGTCTTCCCCATCCAGCGCGAAGATCGCTACCCAATGGGCGAAGAGCACGCCGGTCGAATAGAATTTCCGCCCATTGATGCGGAAGCCCGCACCGTCGGGGGTGATGCGCGTGTTGTAGTCGCCGACGGTCTTCGTGCCGACCTCGGAAAGCGCGTTGCCGAAGCGGTCACCGGCAAGCGCGCGGCCGAAATAGAAGCGCTTCTGCGCCTCGCTGCCGTCATGACGCAGGGCTTCCAGGATATAGAAGTGGTTCTGCGGGATCTGGCCGATGGAGCTGTCGGCCTCAGACAGGATCGCCGTCACCTCGGCCAGAACGGCATTCGACACGTCGATGCCGCCATAGTCCGCCGGCACCGTTATGGCGAGGAGGCCGGAGGCCGAAAGCCGGTCCAGCTCGGCGAAGGGAAGCGCGCGCTCGTAGTCGCGCCGGCTCGCGCCGCCCTCGAATTCGGCGGCAAGCGAGCGGGCGACGGCAAGCGCCTCCTCCTCGCTGGCGATGCGGTGGGCGGTCTCCTGCCGTTCGGCGAGCCGGGTGACGCTGCTCATGGTCGTTCCTTTCGCGCGGGCGGGATCAGGCCCTGGCCGGTTTTTCGAGAAGGTGAAGCAGGTCGGGATGATGCTTCGCCGCGACGTCGGGATGCGAGCGCAGGCGGCTCTTCAGGTGGTTGATGCCGACCTCCCGGAAGATCGGGTTGAGCGGGTCGACGGTGACGCCGCGCTCGCCGCGCTTCAGCTCCTCCGGCAGCGGAATGACCGGGATGGTCGCGTCGTAGCGGGCGCCGAGGAAGAAGGCGACCGAGAAGCGCTCCGTGCCGGCCGGCGGGGTGACGACGTCGTGCACGTCGGCGCGCACGAAGCCGTTCGTCGCCAGCTCAAGGAGCTCGCCGCTGTTGATGACGAAGGTGCCCGGTACCGGCGGCGCATCGATCCAGACG
Coding sequences within:
- a CDS encoding SfnB family sulfur acquisition oxidoreductase, with product MSSVTRLAERQETAHRIASEEEALAVARSLAAEFEGGASRRDYERALPFAELDRLSASGLLAITVPADYGGIDVSNAVLAEVTAILSEADSSIGQIPQNHFYILEALRHDGSEAQKRFYFGRALAGDRFGNALSEVGTKTVGDYNTRITPDGAGFRINGRKFYSTGVLFAHWVAIFALDGEDRLTMSFVPRETEGIEIVDDWDGFGQRTTGSGTTILRDVYVPADAVVPHQKGFERPGTIGSVGQIIHAAIDLGIARAALKETIGYVRDKARPWTDSGVERAADDPLTIARIGELAIRVEAAEATLERAGRKVDLAQVNLSAESAVAATLAVAAAKVLTTELAIDAANVLFELAGTSATKRGLNLERHWRNARTHTLHDPVRWKYHVVGNYHLNGVTPPRNGAL